The Winogradskyella schleiferi genome contains the following window.
ATGTGCCATTTTTGGTCGTTTCGTTTTGTCTCTGTTTCCGCCACAACCCACAACCGTAATAAGTTCTTCGTTTTTCGTTCGGATATCGTTTATGGTTTCCAAGACATTTTTTAAGGCGTCTGGTGTATGTGCATAATCAACAATCGCTGTGATTTTTTCTTCCGAAATAAAATACTGAAAGCGTCCCGCTACATTTTCAAGCTCACTAATGAGTCTTAAAATTTCAACATTGTCCAAACCTAATATCTCGGCTGTTCCGTAAATAGCAAGAATATTGTAAGCATTAAAACTCCCTATTAATCGTGTCCACAATTCATTGTCATTCAACTTTAATAACAAACCGCTGAATTCATTTTCTAAAATCTGAGCTCTATAATCGGCATAGTTTTTTAGAGCGTAAGTATATTTCTTGGCTTGAGTATTTTGAAACATAACCAAACCATTTTTATCATCAATGTTAGATAATGCAAACGCGTCTTTTGGCAACTGGTCAAAGAACTTTTTCTTAACATCCCTGTATTCTGCGAATGTGGCGTGATAATCTAAATGGTCATGAGATAGATTGGTGAAAATACCGCCTTCAAACCTTAAACCTTCTGTTCTACTTTGATGAATGCCGTGTGAACTCACTTCCATAAAGCAAAACTCGACACCTTCATCATTCATCATTTGTAAATATTTATTGATGGTTAACGAATCTGGTGTGGTATGTGTGGCTTTGTAAGTGGTATTATCTACCATTATTTTTACGGTAGATAAGAGTCCGACTTTATAACCTGCTTTTTTGAATAACTGATATAACAAACTGGAAACCGTTGTCTTACCGTTTGTTCCCGTAACGCCAACTAGTTTTAAATTTTCAGACGGCTGACCATAGAAATTATTGGCCATAAAAGCCAATGCCTGATTAGAATTCGCCACTTC
Protein-coding sequences here:
- a CDS encoding UDP-N-acetylmuramoyl-L-alanyl-D-glutamate--2,6-diaminopimelate ligase — protein: MMVLKDILYKVTINAVVGSTSITVGKVEFDSRQIKTNDVFVAISGTLTDGHKFIEKAINDGATAIICEILPENLQDNITYIEVANSNQALAFMANNFYGQPSENLKLVGVTGTNGKTTVSSLLYQLFKKAGYKVGLLSTVKIMVDNTTYKATHTTPDSLTINKYLQMMNDEGVEFCFMEVSSHGIHQSRTEGLRFEGGIFTNLSHDHLDYHATFAEYRDVKKKFFDQLPKDAFALSNIDDKNGLVMFQNTQAKKYTYALKNYADYRAQILENEFSGLLLKLNDNELWTRLIGSFNAYNILAIYGTAEILGLDNVEILRLISELENVAGRFQYFISEEKITAIVDYAHTPDALKNVLETINDIRTKNEELITVVGCGGNRDKTKRPKMAHIASALSTKVILTSDNPRNEVPETIIEDMEKGVEPQNFKKTLSITDRKQAIKTACQMAGPKDIILIAGKGHENYQEIKGERFDFDDYKIVQEYLKQLQK